A part of Streptomyces sp. NBC_01235 genomic DNA contains:
- a CDS encoding ALF repeat-containing protein: protein MRQHRVTLLVAATALAPALLFTTPAFATDSTTTTAASTTATAATATTDTPVDEMSEDDLRVAIARILADEDSGKRVVREANAALDGTVEDMRAFLKTGYRLAQAEDDRVAIVRILGDKNSGKAVVREATKALETNTPEALRAFLETGYRLARAEDDRVAIFRILGDKNSGKAVVREATKALETNTPEALRAFLETGYRLARAEDDRVAVARILADPTISDALRAAAEQAIDGTPEELRYFLEVGQYEVDG from the coding sequence ATGAGACAGCACCGAGTTACCCTGCTCGTCGCGGCCACCGCCCTGGCGCCGGCCCTCCTCTTCACCACCCCGGCGTTCGCCACCGACTCGACGACCACAACGGCGGCGAGCACAACGGCGACGGCCGCAACGGCGACGACCGATACGCCGGTGGACGAGATGTCGGAGGACGACCTCCGTGTCGCGATCGCGCGCATCCTGGCGGACGAGGACAGCGGCAAGAGGGTCGTCCGGGAGGCCAACGCGGCCCTCGACGGCACCGTGGAGGACATGCGCGCCTTCCTGAAGACCGGCTACCGCCTCGCCCAGGCGGAGGACGACCGCGTCGCCATCGTCCGCATCCTGGGAGACAAGAATTCCGGCAAGGCGGTCGTCCGGGAGGCCACCAAGGCCCTTGAGACCAACACCCCGGAGGCCCTGCGCGCCTTCCTGGAGACCGGCTACCGCCTCGCCCGGGCGGAGGACGACCGCGTCGCCATCTTCCGCATCCTGGGAGACAAGAATTCCGGCAAGGCGGTCGTCCGGGAGGCCACCAAGGCCCTTGAGACCAACACCCCGGAGGCCCTGCGCGCCTTCCTGGAGACCGGCTACCGCCTCGCCCGGGCCGAGGACGACCGTGTCGCCGTCGCCCGCATCCTGGCCGACCCGACCATCAGCGACGCCCTCCGCGCGGCCGCCGAACAGGCCATCGACGGTACGCCGGAGGAGCTGCGGTACTTCCTGGAGGTCGGGCAGTACGAGGTGGACGGCTAG
- a CDS encoding endonuclease/exonuclease/phosphatase family protein, translating to MFPERRRRDESGWLHRDGPPFPPVVTGDFNAWPDSDEVRLFGGTRTAPAVPGLVLFDAWDYADPTVPGATWTPENPYAARLLEPAARIDHIHVGLPGPAGEGHVRHIRRAGHGPVDGVWPSDHAAVAVGVTDDTTVPPCWEPASC from the coding sequence ATGTTCCCCGAACGCCGTCGGCGTGACGAGAGCGGGTGGCTGCACCGCGACGGCCCCCCCTTCCCGCCCGTCGTCACCGGCGACTTCAACGCCTGGCCGGACTCGGACGAGGTGCGCCTCTTCGGCGGCACGAGGACCGCGCCGGCCGTCCCCGGCCTGGTCCTGTTCGACGCCTGGGACTACGCCGACCCGACCGTCCCCGGCGCCACGTGGACCCCCGAGAACCCGTACGCGGCCCGCCTGTTGGAACCCGCCGCCCGCATCGACCACATCCACGTGGGCCTGCCCGGCCCGGCGGGCGAGGGCCACGTACGCCACATCCGCCGGGCGGGCCACGGCCCCGTGGACGGGGTCTGGCCCTCGGACCACGCGGCGGTGGCAGTGGGCGTGACTGACGACACGACTGTCCCTCCCTGTTGGGAACCCGCGTCCTGCTGA
- a CDS encoding nitroreductase/quinone reductase family protein: MSRPADLRFRATTAFQRYVANPLTRRLPFHTLLETTGRVSGLPRRTPLGGRRVGDTFWLVSEFGERSQYVRNIQADPRVRVRLGGRWHSGTAHLMPDDDPVARLRTLPRGNSAAVRTLGTQLLTVRVDLTD; the protein is encoded by the coding sequence ATGTCCCGCCCCGCCGACCTCCGTTTCCGCGCGACCACCGCCTTCCAGCGGTACGTCGCCAACCCGCTCACACGCCGACTGCCGTTCCACACGCTCCTGGAGACCACCGGCCGCGTCTCCGGCCTGCCCCGGCGCACCCCGCTGGGCGGCCGCCGGGTCGGCGACACCTTCTGGCTGGTCTCGGAGTTCGGTGAGCGGTCGCAGTACGTCCGCAACATCCAGGCCGATCCGCGGGTGCGGGTGCGGCTCGGTGGGCGGTGGCACTCCGGTACGGCCCACCTCATGCCCGACGACGACCCCGTCGCCCGCCTGCGCACCCTGCCCCGGGGCAACAGCGCGGCCGTACGGACACTGGGCACGCAGCTGCTCACGGTGCGGGTGGATCTGACGGACTGA
- a CDS encoding DUF3455 domain-containing protein: MKLAKRLALTTTALAVATAGTLLSTTAGNAAPAQSAPTHVDAPAALKVPDGNRLTSVFDAKGVQTYTCTDGAWKLLEPAATLSYKRDRAHRPVALHSRGPVWVSTVDGSAVNAAVAVASPKTGTIPELLLKATATRGTGVFADVTYIQRLDTAGGVAPATACTGTDQVGVPYSATYAFYRPAK, from the coding sequence ATGAAGCTCGCCAAACGTCTCGCCCTCACCACCACGGCCCTCGCCGTCGCGACCGCCGGCACCCTGCTGAGCACGACGGCCGGCAACGCCGCGCCCGCCCAGTCGGCCCCCACCCACGTCGACGCGCCCGCCGCCCTCAAGGTGCCCGACGGCAACCGGCTCACCAGCGTCTTCGACGCCAAGGGCGTCCAGACCTACACCTGCACCGACGGCGCCTGGAAGCTCCTGGAGCCCGCCGCCACCCTGTCCTACAAGAGAGACCGCGCCCACCGTCCCGTCGCCCTGCACTCCCGCGGCCCGGTCTGGGTGTCCACGGTGGACGGCAGCGCCGTCAACGCCGCCGTCGCCGTCGCCTCGCCCAAGACCGGCACCATCCCCGAGCTCCTGCTGAAGGCCACTGCCACCCGTGGCACCGGGGTCTTCGCCGACGTCACCTACATCCAGCGCCTCGACACGGCCGGCGGCGTCGCCCCCGCCACGGCCTGCACCGGCACCGACCAGGTCGGCGTCCCGTACTCCGCGACGTACGCCTTCTACAGGCCCGCCAAGTGA
- a CDS encoding aldehyde dehydrogenase family protein: MSEQAAEGVTDGQRLFVGGVWVEPDAGHYEVVDPATEGTVGLAPEASRDQVRAACAAAREAFGPWSRTPPEERAAVLGRAADIIRARLLPYAELAQAETGATTGTARGMQVGVGAARFRRYARVEPAEWPIPPQVNEAGPMGKAGVMGAVAVRQPVGVVTCVTSYNNPWANPAGKIAPALAMGNTVVVKPAPQDPLSVYRMAEALEAAGVPRGVVNVVSGRAVEIGETAVSSPDVDMVSFTGSTAVGQRIAEVCGRDMRRQLMELGGKGAAVVLDDADVASAVAGIGTTFSFYSGQICTAPTRVLAQRGVYDRLVEQLAVHARRLKVGDPREPGTVVGPVISAAHRDRVESYVELGRKEGAVIVAGGERPPLERGFYVAPTLLSDCTNDMRVAREEIFGPVVTVIPFDEEDEGVALANDSDYGLIDYVWSSDVARAFRVARRLRAGGVGVNTVGRNMEAPFGGFKRSGVGRDVGSYALHAYSEVQAIVWPG; the protein is encoded by the coding sequence GTGAGCGAGCAGGCCGCCGAGGGAGTGACCGACGGGCAGCGGCTGTTCGTGGGCGGGGTCTGGGTCGAACCGGACGCCGGCCACTACGAGGTCGTCGACCCGGCGACCGAGGGGACCGTCGGCCTGGCCCCGGAGGCCTCGCGGGATCAGGTGCGCGCGGCCTGCGCCGCGGCCCGCGAGGCCTTCGGCCCGTGGTCGCGCACCCCGCCCGAGGAACGGGCGGCGGTGCTCGGCCGGGCCGCCGACATCATCCGCGCCCGGCTGCTCCCGTACGCCGAGCTGGCCCAGGCCGAGACGGGCGCCACGACCGGCACCGCGCGCGGCATGCAGGTCGGGGTCGGCGCGGCCCGCTTCCGGCGCTACGCGCGCGTGGAGCCGGCCGAGTGGCCGATCCCGCCGCAGGTCAACGAGGCCGGCCCGATGGGGAAGGCGGGGGTGATGGGCGCGGTGGCCGTCCGGCAGCCCGTCGGGGTCGTCACGTGCGTCACCTCCTACAACAACCCGTGGGCGAACCCGGCCGGGAAGATCGCCCCCGCCCTCGCCATGGGCAACACGGTGGTCGTGAAACCCGCCCCGCAGGACCCCCTGTCCGTCTACCGGATGGCGGAGGCGCTGGAGGCGGCGGGCGTGCCGCGCGGGGTGGTCAACGTCGTCTCCGGGAGGGCGGTCGAGATCGGTGAGACGGCCGTGTCGTCGCCGGACGTCGACATGGTGAGCTTCACCGGCTCGACGGCGGTCGGACAGCGCATCGCCGAGGTGTGCGGCCGGGACATGAGACGCCAGCTGATGGAACTGGGCGGGAAGGGCGCGGCGGTCGTCCTCGACGACGCGGACGTCGCCTCGGCGGTGGCCGGCATCGGGACGACCTTCTCCTTCTACAGCGGCCAGATCTGCACGGCCCCGACACGGGTGCTGGCCCAGCGCGGGGTGTACGACCGACTCGTCGAGCAACTCGCGGTCCACGCACGGCGGTTGAAGGTGGGCGACCCGCGCGAGCCCGGCACGGTGGTCGGCCCGGTGATCTCGGCCGCGCACCGGGACCGGGTGGAGTCGTACGTGGAACTGGGGCGCAAGGAGGGCGCGGTGATCGTCGCGGGAGGCGAACGCCCGCCCCTGGAACGGGGTTTCTACGTCGCTCCGACCCTGCTCTCCGACTGCACGAACGACATGCGGGTGGCCCGGGAGGAGATCTTCGGCCCGGTGGTGACGGTCATCCCCTTCGACGAGGAGGACGAGGGCGTGGCCCTCGCGAACGACTCCGACTACGGGCTCATCGACTACGTCTGGTCGTCGGACGTGGCCCGGGCGTTCAGGGTGGCGCGTCGGCTGCGCGCGGGCGGCGTCGGCGTGAACACGGTCGGCCGCAACATGGAGGCGCCGTTCGGAGGGTTCAAGAGGAGCGGGGTGGGGCGGGACGTCGGCTCGTACGCGCTGCACGCCTACAGCGAGGTACAGGCGATCGTCTGGCCGGGGTGA
- a CDS encoding N-acyl-D-amino-acid deacylase family protein — MRRERMLDHVIKGATVVDGTGAPSFVADVGIRDGRIAVIGTVAEDAGSVDDAAGLVLAPGFVDPHTHYDAQLFWDPYATPSLNHGVTTVAAGNCGFTLAPLNPARPEDADYTRRMMSKVEGMSLVALEEGAPWSWHGFGEYLDALEGRIAVNAGFMVGHCALRRYVMGPDAVGGQPSEEQLAAIVRLLHEAMDAGAWGFSTTQSSTHSDGDGQPVASRHALPAELLALSRAVGEHEGTQIEAIVAGCLDQFSDAEIDLFVEMSAAAGRPLNWNVLTVDAAVPERVPRQLVASERARKAGGRVVALTMPILTPMNMSLGTFCALNLIPGWGPILGLPVPERIEKLRDPAVRAEMLRRAESKEAGVFRRLTNFGRYVIGDTYSAANEGLTGRVLRDVAAERGLDPFACLVEICAADELRTVLWPMPTDNDPDSWALRAETWSHEDVLLGGSDAGAHLDRMCGAPYTTRFLGDCLRGRKLAGLEQAVKMLTDDPAQLFGLRERGRIQEGFHADLVLFDPERIDAGKATLVHDLPGDSPRLDAKAIGVRAVWVNGVAAIRDDVVTGAVPGRVLRSGRDTRTVNTR; from the coding sequence TTGAGGAGGGAACGCATGCTCGATCACGTCATCAAGGGTGCGACCGTCGTCGACGGGACGGGTGCGCCCTCGTTCGTCGCCGACGTGGGGATTCGCGATGGCCGGATCGCCGTCATCGGGACGGTCGCCGAGGACGCCGGAAGCGTGGACGATGCCGCCGGGCTCGTCCTCGCGCCCGGGTTCGTCGACCCCCACACGCACTACGACGCGCAGCTCTTCTGGGATCCGTACGCCACCCCGTCGCTGAACCACGGGGTGACAACCGTCGCCGCCGGGAACTGCGGTTTCACGCTCGCGCCGCTCAACCCCGCCCGCCCCGAGGACGCCGACTACACCCGCCGCATGATGTCCAAGGTGGAGGGCATGTCCCTGGTCGCGCTGGAGGAGGGGGCGCCCTGGAGCTGGCACGGGTTCGGGGAGTATCTGGACGCCCTCGAAGGCCGGATCGCGGTCAACGCGGGCTTCATGGTGGGGCACTGCGCGCTGCGGCGGTACGTGATGGGGCCGGACGCGGTGGGCGGGCAGCCCAGCGAGGAGCAACTGGCCGCGATCGTACGGCTGTTGCACGAGGCCATGGACGCGGGCGCGTGGGGCTTCTCCACCACGCAGTCCTCGACCCACTCCGACGGGGACGGACAGCCGGTCGCCTCCCGGCACGCCCTTCCCGCCGAACTCCTGGCGCTGTCGCGGGCCGTCGGCGAGCATGAGGGCACGCAGATCGAGGCGATCGTCGCGGGCTGCCTGGACCAGTTCAGCGACGCCGAGATCGACCTGTTCGTGGAGATGAGCGCGGCGGCAGGACGCCCCCTGAACTGGAACGTCCTCACCGTCGACGCGGCCGTCCCGGAGCGGGTGCCCCGGCAGCTCGTGGCGAGCGAGCGGGCGCGGAAGGCGGGCGGCAGGGTCGTGGCGCTGACCATGCCGATCCTCACGCCGATGAACATGTCCCTGGGCACGTTCTGCGCGCTGAACCTGATCCCCGGGTGGGGGCCGATCCTCGGCCTGCCGGTCCCGGAGCGGATCGAGAAGCTGCGGGACCCGGCCGTCCGGGCCGAGATGCTGCGGCGCGCCGAGTCGAAGGAGGCGGGCGTCTTCCGGCGGCTGACGAACTTCGGGCGGTACGTCATCGGCGACACGTACAGCGCGGCGAACGAGGGCCTCACCGGGCGGGTCCTCCGGGACGTCGCCGCCGAACGCGGCCTGGACCCCTTCGCCTGCCTGGTCGAGATCTGCGCGGCCGACGAACTGCGTACGGTGCTGTGGCCGATGCCCACGGACAACGACCCGGACTCGTGGGCGCTGCGGGCGGAGACCTGGAGCCACGAGGACGTCCTGCTCGGCGGCTCCGACGCGGGCGCGCACCTGGACCGCATGTGCGGGGCGCCGTACACCACACGCTTCCTCGGCGACTGTCTGCGCGGCCGGAAACTGGCCGGCCTGGAGCAGGCGGTGAAGATGCTGACGGACGACCCGGCGCAGCTCTTCGGCCTGCGCGAACGGGGCCGGATCCAGGAGGGCTTCCATGCCGACCTCGTCCTGTTCGACCCGGAGCGCATCGACGCGGGCAAGGCCACCCTGGTGCACGACCTGCCGGGTGACAGTCCGCGGCTGGACGCGAAGGCGATCGGGGTGCGGGCGGTCTGGGTCAACGGCGTGGCGGCCATCCGGGACGACGTCGTGACCGGCGCCGTACCGGGACGGGTGCTGCGCTCGGGGCGGGACACCAGGACGGTGAACACCAGGTGA
- a CDS encoding LLM class flavin-dependent oxidoreductase, whose translation MEFGLFVQGYVGKRAETDPLAEHKALMEETEYVIQADKSGFKYAWASEHHFLEEYSHLSANDVFLGYLAHATERIHLGSGIFNPLAQVNHPVKVAEKVAMLDHLSQNRFEFGSGRGAGSHEILGFLPGITDMNYTKEIWEETIAEFPKMWLQDEYAGFQGKHWQLPPRKILPKPYGKSHPAMWYAAGSPPSYAMAARKGLGVLGFSIQKVSDMEWVLEQYKTAVVNAEPIGDFVNDNVMVTTTAICAPTHDEAIRIAVEGGLHYLPSLVFRYHDTFPRPEGFPVWPETLPEYNAEFVELLVEEELLICGDPDEVLRQCKRWEQAGADQLSFGLPVGVPKEETLQTIRLIGEHVIPKIDTDPVHRTTRFRQGA comes from the coding sequence GTGGAATTCGGGCTCTTTGTACAGGGATACGTGGGCAAGCGTGCCGAGACCGACCCGCTCGCCGAGCACAAGGCGCTGATGGAGGAGACCGAGTACGTCATCCAGGCGGACAAGTCCGGGTTCAAGTACGCCTGGGCGTCCGAGCACCACTTCCTGGAGGAGTACTCGCACCTCTCCGCCAACGACGTCTTCCTCGGCTATCTGGCGCATGCGACGGAGCGGATCCATCTGGGGTCGGGGATCTTCAACCCCCTCGCCCAGGTCAACCACCCCGTGAAGGTCGCCGAGAAGGTCGCCATGCTCGACCATCTCAGCCAGAACCGCTTCGAGTTCGGCAGCGGACGCGGCGCCGGCTCCCACGAGATCCTCGGCTTCCTCCCCGGCATCACCGACATGAACTACACGAAGGAGATCTGGGAGGAGACCATCGCCGAGTTCCCGAAGATGTGGCTCCAGGACGAGTACGCCGGCTTCCAGGGCAAGCACTGGCAGCTGCCGCCGCGCAAGATCCTGCCCAAGCCGTACGGGAAGTCGCACCCGGCGATGTGGTACGCGGCCGGATCGCCGCCGTCGTACGCGATGGCCGCGCGGAAGGGGCTGGGCGTCCTCGGGTTCAGCATCCAGAAGGTGTCCGACATGGAGTGGGTGCTGGAGCAGTACAAGACGGCGGTCGTGAACGCCGAGCCGATCGGGGACTTCGTCAACGACAACGTGATGGTGACGACGACGGCGATCTGCGCGCCCACGCACGACGAGGCGATCCGGATCGCCGTCGAGGGCGGACTGCACTACCTGCCGTCGCTGGTGTTCCGGTACCACGACACCTTCCCGCGGCCCGAGGGCTTCCCGGTCTGGCCGGAGACGCTGCCCGAGTACAACGCCGAGTTCGTCGAACTCCTCGTCGAGGAGGAGCTGCTGATCTGCGGCGACCCGGACGAGGTGCTGCGCCAGTGCAAGCGGTGGGAGCAGGCGGGGGCGGATCAGTTGTCCTTCGGGCTGCCGGTGGGGGTGCCGAAGGAGGAGACGTTGCAGACGATTCGGCTGATCGGGGAGCACGTGATTCCCAAGATCGACACGGATCCTGTGCATCGCACCACGCGGTTCCGGCAGGGCGCGTAA
- a CDS encoding SDR family NAD(P)-dependent oxidoreductase, giving the protein MGKLDGRVVLVTGAARGQGEQEARLFRAEGAEVVVADVLDDQGAALAEEIGALYVHLDVGREGDWQSAVRAAQDAYGRLDGLVNNAGILRFNALVDTPLDEFMQVVQVNQVGCFLGVKTAAPVLADGGTIVNTASYTAVTGMAAVGAYAATKHAILGLTRVAALELAPRGIRVNAMCPGAVDTAMSNPSLLDPDADPEETSKALDGLYRKLVPLGRVGRPEEVARLALFLTSEDSSYITGQPFVIDGGWLAGVSII; this is encoded by the coding sequence ATGGGCAAGCTCGACGGGCGCGTCGTCCTCGTCACCGGCGCCGCGCGCGGCCAGGGGGAACAGGAGGCCCGGCTGTTCCGGGCGGAGGGGGCCGAGGTCGTCGTGGCCGACGTCCTGGACGACCAGGGCGCGGCCCTCGCCGAGGAGATCGGCGCGCTGTACGTGCACCTGGACGTGGGGCGGGAGGGCGACTGGCAGTCCGCCGTGCGGGCCGCGCAGGACGCCTACGGCCGCCTCGACGGCCTCGTCAACAACGCCGGAATCCTGCGCTTCAACGCCCTCGTCGACACGCCGCTCGACGAGTTCATGCAGGTCGTCCAGGTCAACCAGGTCGGCTGCTTCCTCGGCGTGAAGACGGCTGCCCCGGTGCTCGCGGACGGCGGCACGATCGTCAACACGGCGTCGTACACCGCCGTGACCGGGATGGCGGCGGTGGGCGCGTACGCGGCGACCAAGCACGCGATCCTCGGGCTCACCCGGGTCGCCGCCCTGGAGCTCGCGCCGCGCGGCATCCGGGTCAACGCGATGTGTCCCGGCGCCGTCGACACCGCGATGTCCAACCCGTCGCTCCTGGACCCGGACGCGGACCCCGAGGAGACCTCGAAGGCCCTGGACGGGCTGTACCGCAAGCTCGTACCGCTGGGCAGGGTCGGGCGCCCGGAGGAGGTGGCCAGGCTCGCCCTCTTCCTCACCTCGGAGGACTCCTCGTACATCACCGGGCAGCCGTTCGTGATCGACGGGGGATGGCTGGCCGGGGTGTCGATCATCTGA
- a CDS encoding response regulator transcription factor, giving the protein MRSTERPSRQLFVALACAEGDWPYDDWPVPDDPYVGRVVHLAPPFRFSEGAPEGVDVVVLRCEDPSAVLRDLRELGDRGVPVIVISPRRDTDAVVEVFRSGAGYLVEGDYCTHMLSSAAMAATVGHTYLSPSACAALREGARRMPTGGDAVERLRGLLSPRERQVMELLSTGLGAQEIGLRLRLSEKTVRNNLSNIYAKLDARGSTDAVLRWLGATPATPVLRT; this is encoded by the coding sequence GTGCGATCCACCGAGCGCCCCTCCCGGCAACTCTTCGTCGCCCTCGCCTGCGCGGAGGGCGACTGGCCGTACGACGACTGGCCGGTCCCGGACGATCCGTACGTGGGCCGGGTCGTGCACCTCGCCCCGCCCTTCCGTTTCTCCGAGGGAGCCCCCGAGGGCGTGGACGTGGTCGTCCTGCGCTGCGAGGACCCGTCGGCCGTTCTCCGGGACCTCCGCGAGCTGGGGGACAGGGGCGTCCCGGTGATCGTCATCAGCCCCCGCCGGGACACCGACGCCGTGGTCGAGGTGTTCCGGAGCGGGGCCGGCTATCTGGTCGAGGGCGACTACTGCACGCACATGCTGTCCTCGGCGGCCATGGCGGCGACCGTCGGGCACACCTACCTCTCGCCGTCCGCGTGCGCCGCGCTGCGGGAGGGGGCCCGGCGGATGCCCACGGGCGGCGACGCCGTCGAGCGGCTGCGGGGCCTGCTCTCGCCGCGCGAACGGCAGGTCATGGAGCTGCTGTCGACCGGCCTGGGCGCGCAGGAGATCGGGCTGCGATTACGGCTGAGCGAGAAGACCGTCCGCAACAACCTCAGCAACATCTACGCCAAGCTGGACGCGCGGGGCAGCACGGACGCGGTCCTGCGGTGGCTGGGAGCCACACCGGCCACGCCCGTGCTTCGCACCTGA
- a CDS encoding LLM class F420-dependent oxidoreductase, protein MSLGHGVRYGIQLPVQSRSTIYAEPWEAGAGPADLVEIARAADRAGFAYVAACDHVAIPRRLAEAMSTVWYDPVATLAHLAAVTERVRLLSHVAVVGLRHPLLTAKQYATLDHLSGGRLILGVGAGHVREEFEALGADFERRGAVLDETIDALRAALGPDEFPAHHGKFYDFEGLGQRPRPAQTRVPVWVGGSSPAAVRRAALKGDGWLPQGDPRDRMPAQIERIRRLREDAGIATPLTVGAITEPLYVGAPGWDVGRRTLTGPPEALAESLRAYPAMGVDQIQVRFRCRSRTELTDQMAAFGAEVAPLLDDSR, encoded by the coding sequence ATGAGCCTCGGCCACGGCGTCCGGTACGGCATCCAGCTCCCGGTCCAGTCCCGGTCGACGATCTACGCCGAACCCTGGGAGGCCGGCGCCGGCCCCGCCGACCTCGTCGAGATCGCCCGCGCCGCCGACCGGGCCGGCTTCGCCTACGTCGCCGCCTGCGACCACGTGGCGATCCCGCGCCGGCTGGCCGAGGCCATGAGCACGGTCTGGTACGACCCCGTGGCCACCCTCGCCCACCTCGCGGCCGTCACCGAACGCGTCCGCCTGCTCAGTCACGTCGCCGTCGTCGGCCTGCGCCACCCCCTCCTCACCGCGAAGCAGTACGCCACCCTCGACCACCTCAGCGGCGGCCGGCTGATCCTCGGGGTGGGCGCAGGTCACGTACGGGAGGAGTTCGAGGCGCTGGGGGCGGACTTCGAGCGGCGCGGGGCCGTCCTCGACGAGACGATCGACGCCCTGCGCGCCGCCCTCGGACCGGACGAGTTCCCGGCCCACCACGGGAAGTTCTACGACTTCGAGGGGCTCGGGCAGCGGCCGAGACCGGCGCAGACCCGCGTCCCCGTCTGGGTCGGCGGCTCCTCCCCGGCGGCCGTCCGCCGGGCCGCGCTCAAGGGCGACGGCTGGCTGCCGCAGGGCGACCCCAGGGACCGGATGCCCGCACAGATCGAGAGGATCCGGCGCCTGCGCGAGGACGCGGGCATCGCCACGCCCCTCACCGTCGGCGCCATCACCGAGCCCCTGTACGTGGGGGCGCCCGGCTGGGACGTCGGCCGCCGCACCCTCACCGGCCCGCCGGAGGCCCTCGCAGAGTCCCTCCGCGCCTACCCGGCGATGGGCGTGGACCAGATCCAGGTCAGGTTCCGCTGCCGGAGCCGGACCGAACTCACCGACCAGATGGCGGCGTTCGGCGCCGAGGTGGCGCCCCTGCTCGACGATTCCCGTTGA
- a CDS encoding amidohydrolase family protein, which yields METTPTSTTPLPLIISVDDHTVEPSTVWQDRLPKKYLDTAPRVVRAPLKEMTFLGGRFKPVMGEPGDDGPVGDWWIYEDLHRPLTRLDTAVGFSRDEIKLEVITYEQMRPGSYDVPSRLADMDVNHVQSAVCFPTFPRFCGQTFTEAADHELGLLCVRAYNDWMVEEWCGPKARGRLIPLTLIPLWDAELAAEEVRRNAARGVRAVAFSEIPPHLGLPSVHTDYWDPFLAACDETGTVVAMHIGSSSRMPSTSADAPPAVGSTITFANCCFSMVDWLMSGKFERFPNLKVMYAEGQIGWIPYILERADVVWEENRGWGGVADKVHRPPSELFAGHVFGCFFDDAFGLRNLDSIGVGNVLYETDYPHSDSTWPKSREVGEAQMGHLDPDVVERIVRGNAIDLLGLTKDGLWSPRSPR from the coding sequence ATGGAGACCACACCGACGAGCACGACGCCCCTCCCGCTGATCATCTCCGTCGACGACCACACCGTGGAGCCGTCCACCGTCTGGCAGGACCGCCTGCCGAAGAAGTACCTCGACACCGCGCCCCGCGTCGTCCGCGCCCCGCTGAAGGAGATGACGTTCCTCGGCGGCCGCTTCAAGCCCGTCATGGGCGAGCCCGGCGACGACGGCCCCGTCGGCGACTGGTGGATCTACGAGGACCTGCACCGCCCCCTCACCCGCCTCGACACCGCCGTCGGCTTCAGCCGGGACGAGATCAAGCTGGAGGTCATCACCTACGAGCAGATGCGCCCGGGGTCGTACGACGTGCCGTCCCGCCTCGCCGACATGGACGTCAACCACGTCCAGTCCGCCGTCTGCTTCCCCACCTTCCCGCGCTTCTGCGGCCAGACCTTCACCGAGGCCGCCGACCACGAGCTGGGCCTGCTGTGCGTGCGCGCCTACAACGACTGGATGGTGGAGGAGTGGTGCGGCCCGAAGGCGCGGGGCCGGTTGATCCCGCTCACCCTCATCCCGCTCTGGGACGCCGAGCTGGCGGCGGAAGAGGTGCGGCGCAACGCCGCCCGCGGGGTCCGGGCGGTCGCCTTCTCCGAGATACCCCCGCACCTCGGCCTGCCGTCCGTCCACACCGACTACTGGGACCCGTTCCTCGCCGCCTGCGACGAGACCGGCACCGTCGTCGCGATGCACATCGGATCCAGCAGCCGTATGCCGTCCACGTCGGCGGACGCCCCGCCGGCCGTCGGTTCGACGATCACCTTCGCCAACTGCTGTTTCTCGATGGTCGACTGGCTGATGAGCGGCAAGTTCGAACGCTTCCCCAACCTGAAGGTGATGTACGCGGAGGGCCAGATCGGCTGGATTCCGTACATCCTGGAGCGCGCAGACGTGGTGTGGGAGGAGAACCGGGGGTGGGGCGGGGTCGCGGACAAGGTGCACCGGCCGCCGTCCGAGCTCTTCGCCGGCCATGTCTTCGGCTGCTTCTTCGACGACGCCTTCGGGCTCCGGAACCTCGACTCGATCGGCGTCGGGAACGTGCTCTACGAGACCGACTACCCCCACTCCGACTCCACCTGGCCGAAGTCGCGGGAGGTCGGCGAGGCGCAGATGGGGCACCTGGACCCGGACGTGGTGGAGCGGATCGTCCGCGGCAACGCGATCGACCTGCTGGGGCTGACGAAGGACGGCCTGTGGAGCCCCCGGAGCCCCCGATGA